cactgctgctccaactctgctggggtgcaggccatcaggcggaagaacctaggacgccccagaaacagttccagttattaacaaagagaagtttgtgctctcgacaccatgactgtaaccattcatttagagctaaaagtctactaaacttctcagcccctcgctggtaagtgggaagaggtcctgacactatgatcctcgttgtgggtgatgtgctgcgtaccgtctccaccaggatcctgaaatccctctttaagatctccgtttgtctcagcctggtgtcgcTCGTTcgcatgaagaacaaccgctcaAGTTCTCttcaggatcgcgggtacctgcgcagcgacatcaagaacacgagcaccaggaaaacagcgagtgtgcaccttacctttagctccggtagcgcgaacatgccggacgatggaatctccgagaatcactgtgtcgcgttccgtctcgcggagaggggtGAAtcggttctcggtcgagatctcgaaggcctgtAGTGGTGGCGGGGAGACGCCTCGACCGGggctttgcttgtctcttccgccgctgccgcatccagggtccgtgTTGCACCTTTGCAggagttgtaggtgcgctgggtctgggcagagaaacacgcggagttgaggtgctgggagtgTTAGGTTCAACCtgggaatttacctgggacgagtgcgcgtccgccgggatgtttccagcgccgcttccgctcgcagccgggcatgcttttcatgcagctcgcgaatctgtttctccaaaacctccatctccaacgccaccgtttgcaaatcgaacgagtcctcaactgtgctcaaagtcagacacacagccggcatagtgctcataatcacgaacagatttcggatacacaaataagataaagtgagagaagatatagtggtagtcgagCTTAACTGACTACAgtcacaagtcaggaagacaaacaatttaggattattaaagagaaaacacaaacaaacgaatataaacatgaatacaaacacggaactcaggcaaacaagtcaaacacaggaagctacgtcaccgGAAGTGGCCTctgtataatgtgtgtttgtgtgtctgtactgGACGttgaatggtttggggttgtgtgtgtgtgtgtgtgtgtgtgtgtgtgtgtgtgtgtgtgtgtgtgtgtgtgtgtgtgtgtaggacgttgaatggtttggggttgtttgtgtgtataatgtgtgtttgtgtgtataatgtgttttgtgtgtgtaggacgttgaatggtttggggttgtttgtgtgtttaatgtgtgtttgtgtgtgtaggatgttgaatggtttggggttgtttgtgtgtataatgtgtgtgtgtgtgtgtgtgcgccgtGTGTAGGAAGTtgaatagtttggggttgtttgtgtgtgtaggacgcTGAATTGTTtagggttgtttgtgtgtgtgtgtttgtaggatGTTGAatggtttgtggttgttttgtgtgtttaatgtgtgtttgtgtgtgtaggatgttgAATAGTTTGgggttatttgtgtgtgtataatgtgtgtgtgtaggacgttgaatagtttggggttgtttgtgtgtgtataatgtgtgtgtgtgttgtgtgtgtgtaggacgttAATTGGTTTGGGTTGTTTGTGTAGAACGCTGATTGGTttgggttgtttgtgtgtgtatagtgtgtgtgtgtggacgctgaatgttttttttttttgtgtgtgtgtgtaggacattGAATGGTttgggttgtttgtgtgtataatgtgtgcttgtgtgtataatgtgtatgtgtgtgtgtaggacattGATTGGTTTGGGTTTAttggtgtgtataatgtgtgtttgtgtgtgtgtgtaggacgctGAATGGTTTGGGTTGTTGgtttgtgtataatgtgtgtttgtgtgtctgtactgGACGCTGAATGGtttgggttgtgtgtgtgtgtgtgtgtgtgtgtgtgtgtgtaggacgctGAATGGTTTGGGTTGTTTGTGtgtcatagtgtgtgtgtaggacgttGAATGGtttgggttgtgtgtgtgtttgtgtgtatagtgtgtgtgtgtgtgtgtgtgtgtgtgtgtgtgtgtgtgtgtgtgtaggacgctGAATGGTttgggttgtttgtgtgtgtataatgtgttttgtgtgtaggaTGTTGAATGGTctgggttgtttgtgtgtgtaggacatTGAATGGTttgggttgtttgtgtgtgtgtgtaggacgctGAATGGTttgggttgtttgtgtgtataatgtgtgtgtgtgtggtgtgtgtgtgtgtaggacattGAATGGTttgggttgtttgtgtgtgtgtgtgtgtgtaggacgctGAATGGTTTGGGTtgttgtgtgtataatgtgtgtgtgtgtgtgtgtgtgtaggacgctGAATGGTTTgggttgttggtgtgtgtttaatgtgtgtttgtgtgtgtaggatgttgAATGGTTTgggttgttggtgtgtgtttaatgtgtgtgtgtttgtaggacGTTGAATGGTTTgggttgttggtgtgtgtttaatgtgtgtgtgtgtgtgtaggacgctGAATGGTTTGGGTTGttggtgtgtttaatgtgtgtgtgtgtaggatgttgAATGGTTTgggttgttggtgtgtgtttgtgtgtgtaggacgcTGAATGGTTTgggttgttgtgtgtgtttaatgtgtgttgtgtgtaggacgttaaatggtttggggttgttggtgtgtggttggtgtgtgtttaatgtgtgtttgtgtgtaggacGTTAAATGGTTTgggttgttggtgtgtgtttaatgtgtgtttgtgtgtaggacgttgaatggtttggggttgttggtGTGTTCGATGGATGGCACAGTGGCCTTTCTGGATTTCTCTCAGGATGAGCTCGGAGATCCTCTTAATGAAGAGGAGAAGGTATTAATTCCTCAATCAgtctaacacacacttacacgcgcacacacacacacacgcacaagcacgcacacacacatatacatgagTCATTTAAATTCTTCTGAACACTTGTTCTCTAGAATACTATCCACCAGAAGATGTACGGTAAGAGTTTGGCCATCACCATGGAAACGCAGCTCTGCTCGACTATTATTGAAAATCCAGAGATGCTAAAGTACCAGCAGGAGACCAGAATCTCCAGCGGGACCCTGGGGTCCAGCACAGAAACCCCGCTCCCTAAACTCAGCAGCGTGGTGAACGGCCAATCACTCGAGGACATCAGGaaggtataaacacacaccccaTACATAGACAATAcagacactacactatacaccatatacacactcacacacacatgctctatatatatatatacactatagacaccatatatacacacactacatatattatatacaccatatatacAAACGCTCACACACataatacagggagtgcagaattattaggcaagttgtatttttgaggattaattttatttgaggattaatttgaacaacaaccatgttctcaatgaacacaaaaactcattaatatcaaagctgaatatttttggaagtagttttagttttagctattttagggggatatctgtgtgtgcaggtgactattactgtgcataattattaggcaacttaacaaaaaacaaattcatacccatttcaattatttatttttaccagtgaaaccaatataacatctcaacattcacaaatatacatgtctgacattcaaaaccaaacaaaacaaatcagtgaccaatatagccacctttctttgcaaggacactcaaaagcctgccatccatggattctgtcagtgttttgatctgttcaccatcaacattgcagcagcaaccacagcctcccagacactgttcagagaggtgtactgttttcctccttgtaaatcgcacatttgatgatggaccacaggttctcaatggggttcagatcaggtgaacaaggaggccatatcattagattttcttctttataccctttcttgccagccacgctgtggagtacttggacgtgtgtgatggagcattgtcctgcatgaaaatcatgtttttcttgaaggatgcagacttcttcctgtaccactgcttgaagaaggtgtcttccagaaactggcagtaggactgggagttcagcttgactccatcctcaacccgaaaaggccccacaagctcatctttgatgataccagcccaaaccagtactccacctccaccttgctggcgcctgagtcggactggagctctctgcccttaccaatccagccacgggcccatccatctggcccatcaagactcactctcatttcatcagtccataaaaccttagaaaatcagtcttgagatatttcttggcccagtcttgacgcttcagcttgtgtgtcttgttcagtggtggtcgactttctgcctttcttaccttggccatgtctctgagtattgcacaccttgtgcttttgggcacccagtgatgttgcagctctgaaatatggccaaactggtggcaagtggcatcttggcagctgcacgcttgacttttctcagttcacgggcagttattttgcgccttggtttttccacacgcttcttgcgaccctgtcgactattttgaatgaaacgcttgattgttcgatgatcacgctcagaagcttggctattttaagactgctgcatcctctgcaatatatctcactatttttgacttttctgagcctgtcaagtccttattttgacccattttgccaaaggaaaggaagttgcctaataattatgcacacctgatatagggtgttgatgtcattagaccacaccccttctcattacagagatgcacatcacctaatatgcttaattggtagtaggctttccagcctatacagcttggagtaagacagcatgcataacgaggatgatgtggtcaaaatactcatttgcctaataattctgcactccctgtatatacactatatgcacacacacacacacacactacatacaccaaatacatacatacacacacacacacacacacacacacacacacacactatatacgccatatatacacacactacataaaccatacacacacacacacacacacacacacacacacacacacacacacacacacacacactatatacaccatACAATGTAAGTATAGTGTAGAATGAAAACAGTATAGTATTAGGAGTACTGTGTAAAGGTGAGCACAGAGTggagaatgtgtgtatgtgtgtgttactgcaAAGTTCCTGCAAAAATACTTCACACTTAACTTATTGCATTACGACAAAATTATCCCAGAATCTGCTGAAGAAACAGGTGGAGACCAGAACTGCTGATGGGCGGAGAAGaatcacaccactgtgtatCGCACAACTGGACACAGGGTAACacacccatgcacacacacacatgcacgcacgcacacacacacgcgcacacacacatgcagcacCATGCACACTCAGGCATCCAACAGGGacagtggtagttcagtggctCAGACCCTGGACTTCAGTTAGGAGAGTAACGCTGTGAGTGTAAACAATGAGCTTCACTCTGGACATGAAGCGTGGCTTCTTCTACACCGGGAATTAGCCACATTCTTTTGCCCACAAAGAGTGcgttttaatatgtatttttgctcatgcacgcacgcacacacacacacacacacacacacacacacacacacacgttgaggttgtgcgtgtgtgtgtgtgcgtgtgcgtgcgtgcgtgcgtgcgtgtgtgtgcgcacgtgtgtgcgtgtgtgtgcgtgcagggACTTCTCCCCCGCTCTGTTTAACAGTGTACCCATCATGCCCGGCTCGTCAGTCACCCAGCTGTCGTCCGACTCGAATACGTCACTCAGCCTCAGGGTCACACACGACCCACCGGCTCCGTCCCAAACCAAACCTGCTCAGGATGCAGCGGTTTTGTCCCAATCCAAGAGCACCACTGACAACAAGGACGGGTTTGTGTTCCTGACCTGCTGCATTAAAGACCTTTTCAAATCTCCCATGTTCCTGAGATGATGTCCTGGGTTCCTGCTGAGTGTAATCTGTCTCACTTCCTGTCTCGCTTCCTGTCtctatccctctttctctctttctcttgtcgTCCTTCATCTCCAGCACACTGAAGTCTCCTCTGCTGCTCACTGCAGCTTCCAGGATTGAGCCGATGAAGGCCTTGGATTCACGCTTCACTGAGAGATCAAAGGTCACACCGGGGGTCAGCAGTTTAAATGCTGCTGTAAACACTTCACCTGTGGACAGGTAATTTTACTGCTCTTTATCTCGGTAAGGGATGACGTGTGAATGACGTGTAAATGACATCCTCTTCAGACTAAAGGATGGTGGTGGAGGAAAGACTGATGGACTGAAGGACTGGAAGGGACGAGATGACTCGAGCAGTGACAGTGAGGATAAGGTGGTACAGAAGGTAGTGCCCCCTTCGGCCAAGCGCAGGAATGACATGGACGGCGGAGAAGTGGTGGAGAAACGGAAGAAGGGACGACCCAGGAAAGACTCCAAGCTGATGATGGGTGTTCCTCAGTGTACACACAGGTACTACACACTTCATCCCACAGGTGTAcagtgaggttgaggaggtcagggctctgtgcaggacactccaCTCTTTACTCCATCAACCAAGTGTTCATAAAGCTGGTGGAGTTGGTGTACAAaagcatggtcatgctggaacagtgaaGGGAGACTTGAGTTCCAGTAAAGTGAGACTGTAAAGTCAGATGTTTCTCTACACCATGTGAATTTTCTCTGGAATCAGGAAGCatgtagaacacacacacacacacacacacacacacacacacacgctcatgaGAAGTTCTATAGATAGTAATGAGGAGCAGTTGGGGGTTCAGGTACTGGAGAAAGTGCAGGATGTCCTGATCAGAGTTGGACTCGATCGAGGGTGGACCAGTTAGATCAGATGGGCGTTCACAGGACTTAAACATTGTCAGAGAGTGGAGGTGGGTACAGGGATGTTGGTGTGTGAAGCAGTGTAACATGATGTAAGTGTACGTGGGAGTTTGCAcaggtgtgtgttgtggtgtaaacagcttaattgtgtgtgtgtgtgtgtgtgtgtgtgtgtgtgtgtgtgtgtgtgttttagactcCGGTTCCAGTGGAGAAAGAGACATCACGAGTATCAGCTCCTGTCACAGTGATAAAACTCCACACACCTGCAGTACAGAAATCATTCAGcacacaggtaacacacacacacacacacacacacacgccactgAACAAtaacactgtgtgtatgtgtgtgtttttacgtGTACGTATGTCTGCGTGCGTACGTTTGTGTACgtatttgtttctgtgtgtgcgtttgtaCGTGTTTGTGCGTGCGTACGTGCATGTGCATTTGAACATATTTGTATgcgtgtgtacttgtgtgtacatatttgtacgtgtgtttgtgtgaatgtttgtgtatatgtgcgtgCGTGTTCGTACGtgcttttgtatgtgtgtgtacgtgcatTCGTGTGTACGTTCctgtatatgcatgtgtttgtgcgtgtgtgcgtgtgtgtgtgtgtgtgtgtgtgtaggtgggctCGGACCCTGTTGTGTATTTGGAGGTGGATAATGAGTTGTGTTTGGTCGCTGGTTCTCGTATCAGTCAACTCCGCTTCAGCGCTAATGGCCGTGAGTGGAACATGGTTCTGACTAGCCGCATTGTCATGGCAACGGCCAGCAggtaggtacacacacacacacacacacacttgtgctcATTTTTATGACCCTGTAAACTCACGTTGTGGTCCTCGGTGTCCGTAGCGACGTGGTTGCCGTGGTGTGTGAGGATCGAACACTCTCGGTTTTCTCTGCGTGTGGGCGGAGAGTCGTCCCTCCCATTGTTCTGTCTGCACCAATTACAGCTCTGCATTGCTCCGCCCACTTTGTGATGGCACTGACTGTATCAGCCACACTATCTGTCTGGTACTGGCCCCGCCCACTTTAATGTGACATCACAGCACttacattaatattattgtgtgtAGTTTAGACTGTGTTGGTGTTCtaataaacaaatgtgtttttatacttaaaataaagtgtgtgtgttttccagggATGTGCAGAAGCAAGTAGCTCTGGTCAAAAATCAGTCTCTGAACTCTCTTTTATCAGGTAACATCCTTCACATCTGTACGTGTGTCCTGTCTGTCTTtatgagtctctctctctctctctctctctctctctctctctctctctctctctctctttctctctttgtgtctctctttcactctctttctctctctctctctctctctctgtctctctcacactctctcactgtctctttgtctctctctctcgctatctctgtctgtctctctctcacgcttGCTCTCTCTGTGTGGCTCAGGTTCTGATACAGTAGTGTTCTCCATGTTGACGGAACACGGTGTTCCTGTAGTTGCTCTGTCAAACGGCCGCTCGTATTGCTTCAACTCTGCTATGGAGACatggtgagacacacacacacacacacacacacacacacacacacacacacgcgcgcttACCTGGAGCTCTGGCGCTGTAATGTTGTTCCCAATAAAGTGGACACTGTGTCTcattaatgctgtgtgtgtgtcaggaatCTGATTGTGGATAAACAGGACTCTCTGGTTCAGTGTGCAGATTTCAGTAGCTGTGTTACTTCCCATGATGCACTGGGCTGCACTGGGCCCCTCGCCACCACTCAGGGTCGGAACCTGAGGTATGAGCGCTCTGATTGGCCGGCAACCTGTCAAAGCCTCGTGATTGGACAGTTGTAATAACGATCATGTTCtaatctgtctgtatgtctgtatctgtctgtcagtGCTGGACGGTTAGCGTCTCGTCTTTCGTCCACTCCTCATCACGTTCAGCAGGTGATGACTCTGTCGTTCCTGGAGAATCAGCTTTCCTCCGCTTTAATCCTTCACTCCACTAACGAGTACAGACACTGGCTGCTCATCTACACCCGATTCCTGGTCAACGAGGGTGAGGAACAAGGGATGAGGGGAAGTTCTGAGagaatgatggagggatgagggatgtgtgtgtttactgtgtgtgtgtgtgtgtgtgtgtgtgtgtgtgtgtgtgtgtgtgtgtgtgtgtgtgtgtgtgtgtgcaggttatGAGCAACGGTTGAGGGAGCTTTGTAAGGATTTATTGGGGCCAGTGCATAAATCCAGCAGCAGTGCGTGGGAGTCGAAGGTGCTGGTAAGTGTTACACCAGTGATCTCCAACCTTTTCTGTgccacggaccggcctttaatgTGTgtcggataaatacaacaaaataaaatgatacgaccataaaaactggtattttctaaatataataataaacgtgaatccactgtggtggtgttttttttctttcattttgctctcttgggggtttaaatttagtggtaatgtattatgtgttagcggccggagtccctttaagaaggtagtggatgaaggtaagacatgtgactgaggcccggtaccaattgacccggGGGTTAGGGACCACTGTATTAGAGGAAGAGAAACAGCACCACCGTGTGGATAACCTCTGATCAGCAGAGATGCTTTATTCCAGTTTTCTTTTACACCTAGTGCAAGATTTATAACACACTGTTCACTTCCCCACAATCAATAGTTCTTTTAGTGGTTTTCCATATAATATTGTAGTTAACgttcaataaattaataatttgtgGTTGAATTTGCGAATCTTTACATCTGAATTGTAGGTATTTTGGAATTCTAGCACTTTTATATGGAACTCATTCTAAAGGACCAAATCTAATCAATcagcaaaaatgtaattgtaattttttgGTAAAATATTCTAAACAGTCTGGAACACATGCTGGGTTTCTTCTCTCCTGAAGCTTTTCAGGATTTACTGCAGCtgtgtcacttcctgtttggccTCAGGACGTTTAGTCTTCAGTTTTTGACTTGTGTAACTATAATGACTGGTTTAACTTTATCTCCTCACTaagaagataaataaaacacacacttggcCATAGAACTGCTGAGAAGCAAATTATCCAGTTACTCCGAGTCCCTTAAGAAGACACAGGTCTCTGTACACAACACTCTGCAGTCACTCAGTGTTCTGTggacaaaatataaaaactttgtTAATATTTGCctgtaattagatttttttcctcacagaaGAACCCTGAATGTCAGTAATGTTCCTACACAGCACTCATGGTGTTTGGTCCTGAAACAGGAGGATGTGAAGATGGtcatctttctctcactcttttgcAATACATTTATAGACAAAACTTTATAAAGAAATCATTTAAActcttcatctctttttttACAGCGACATGACAATTACACTAAAAAGGATaataaccctgtgtgtgtgtgtgtgtgtgtgtgtgtgtgtgtgtgtgtgtgtgtgtgtgcacatacaGGGTGTGAGTAAGAGAGACCTACTGATGGACGTCCTGCCTGTGGTGGGACAGAACCTGCGATTTCAGCGTCTCTTCACTGAGTATCAGGACCAACTGGAGCTGCTCCGACCCAAATCACACCTGTAGCTCCGCCCAAAATGCACACATAGCCATGCCTATTCCAGCAAAACCACACCCACTTTATATGATCATACCTCCATAAGTGGTACAGAGTGtgaatcttctctctctctctctttcattctctctttcattctctctttcctctctctctctctctctctctctctctctggatttGTGTACATGGCTATGATTGACATGGCTATGATTAAAACTCCACCCCTGGTCAGTTTTTGTATTGTAcgtttgtaaacatttttttttccctttttgtatgaaatgaatcaacaaacaaaaatttagAAATAAACAGTTGATTAATTccatagtgtgtttgtgtctgtgtgagtgtgtacatgAGAAGGTGtgatagtgtttgtgtgtgtgtgtgtgtgttctgtgttgtGCGTGTTTGTAAGGGGAAAGAGTaagtctgtatgtttgtgtgtgtttgtga
This region of Silurus meridionalis isolate SWU-2019-XX chromosome 27, ASM1480568v1, whole genome shotgun sequence genomic DNA includes:
- the LOC124380792 gene encoding LOW QUALITY PROTEIN: protein HIRA (The sequence of the model RefSeq protein was modified relative to this genomic sequence to represent the inferred CDS: inserted 2 bases in 1 codon) produces the protein MKLLKPSWVAHNGKPIFSVDIHPEGMKFATGGQGEDSGKVVIWNMAPVLREEDEKNENVPKLLCQMDNHLACVNCVRWSNSGLYLASGGDDKLIMVWKKAALIGSTPVFGSSSKLPNVEQWRCVTILRNHTGDVMDVAWSPHDLWLASCSVDNTIVIWNARKFPEMVTXLSGHSGLVKGLSWDPVGKYVASQADDHSLKVWRTIDWQLEANITKPFSECGGTTHVLRLSWSPDGQYLVSAHAMNNSGPTAQIIERDGWKTNMDFVGHRKAVTVVKFNPKIFKKKPRNGSSSKPTNPYCCCAVGSKDRSLSVWLTSLKRPLVVIHDLFDKSIMDISWTLNGLGLLVCSMDGTVAFLDFSQDELGDPLNEEEKNTIHQKMYGKSLAITMETQLCSTIIENPEMLKYQQETRISSGTLGSSTETPLPKLSSVVNGQSLEDIRKNLLKKQVETRTADGRRRITPLCIAQLDTGDFSPALFNSVPIMPGSSVTQLSSDSNTSLSLRVTHDPPAPSQTKPAQDAAVLSQSKSTTDNKDGTLKSPLLLTAASRIEPMKALDSRFTERSKVTPGVSSLNAAVNTSPVDRLKDGGGGKTDGLKDWKGRDDSSSDSEDKVVQKVVPPSAKRRNDMDGGEVVEKRKKGRPRKDSKLMMGQLGVQTPVPVEKETSRVSAPVTVIKLHTPAVQKSFSTQVGSDPVVYLEVDNELCLVAGSRISQLRFSANGREWNMVLTSRIVMATASSDVVAVVCEDRTLSVFSACGRRVVPPIVLSAPITALHCSAHFVMALTVSATLSVWDVQKQVALVKNQSLNSLLSGSDTVVFSMLTEHGVPVVALSNGRSYCFNSAMETWNLIVDKQDSLVQCADFSSCVTSHDALGCTGPLATTQGRNLSAGRLASRLSSTPHHVQQVMTLSFLENQLSSALILHSTNEYRHWLLIYTRFLVNEGYEQRLRELCKDLLGPVHKSSSSAWESKVLGVSKRDLLMDVLPVVGQNLRFQRLFTEYQDQLELLRPKSHL